The following coding sequences are from one Prochlorococcus sp. MIT 1314 window:
- a CDS encoding UDP-glucuronic acid decarboxylase family protein, whose amino-acid sequence MTKNKSNTVNLVTGGAGFLGSHLIDRLMNKGEEVICIDNFFTGAKKNLVQWFDNSNFELIRHDITKPITLEVDRIWHLACPASPIHYQFNPIKTAKTSFLGTYNMLGMAKRVGAQFLLASTSEIYGDPEVHPQPESYRGNVNPIGIRSCYDEGKRIAETLSFDYKRSHNLDIKVARIFNTYGPRMLPNDGRVVSNLIMQGLKNESMTLYGDGKQTRSFCYVDDLINGLIKLMNANLHGPINLGNPKEITIIELAEIISKKLNISEKFIFKDLPKDDPLQRKPVIKEAKDNLNWTPLVDLDQGLEKTINYFKNL is encoded by the coding sequence ATGACTAAAAACAAATCAAATACAGTTAATTTAGTTACTGGAGGAGCTGGTTTTCTTGGATCTCACTTAATTGACAGATTAATGAATAAAGGTGAAGAGGTAATTTGCATAGATAACTTTTTTACAGGAGCCAAAAAAAACTTAGTCCAATGGTTTGATAATTCTAATTTTGAATTAATAAGACATGACATAACAAAACCTATCACTCTTGAAGTTGATAGAATATGGCATTTAGCATGTCCTGCTTCTCCAATCCACTACCAATTCAATCCAATTAAAACCGCAAAAACAAGTTTTCTTGGAACATACAATATGTTAGGAATGGCTAAAAGAGTGGGTGCACAATTTCTTCTAGCCAGTACAAGTGAAATATACGGAGATCCAGAAGTACACCCACAACCAGAAAGTTATAGGGGTAACGTCAACCCAATTGGAATAAGAAGTTGTTATGACGAGGGGAAAAGAATTGCTGAAACATTATCTTTTGATTACAAAAGATCTCATAATCTAGATATTAAGGTTGCTAGAATTTTTAATACTTACGGACCAAGAATGCTCCCAAATGATGGAAGAGTAGTAAGTAATTTAATTATGCAAGGATTAAAAAATGAGAGCATGACACTATATGGGGATGGCAAGCAAACTCGTTCTTTTTGCTATGTAGATGATCTTATTAATGGACTTATTAAATTAATGAATGCAAATTTACATGGTCCAATAAATTTAGGAAATCCCAAAGAAATAACCATAATTGAATTAGCAGAAATTATTTCAAAAAAATTAAATATTTCTGAGAAATTTATATTTAAAGACTTACCAAAAGATGATCCTCTACAAAGAAAACCTGTAATTAAAGAAGCTAAAGATAACTTAAATTGGACTCCACTAGTAGATCTTGATCAAGGCCTTGAAAAAACAATAAATTACTTCAAAAATCTTTAA
- a CDS encoding glycosyltransferase — translation MSNTDIIIPFWEGSSSEELNNSLESLKNEISLINKLIIVLDGENSFFKIEIEDMDIKDKILFIYLKNNKGAGNARNIGSTFSDAENLLFLDAGDMFIKDRIAKQNQALKNNYVSVGAIKEVNSLGIKRVKFSSKNIELARKVLPYKNPFNNVTIGIKRTFFNSIGGYGDTRIGEDWILSGKILHKTDKISFEEEIYVLVNIKENFLERRSGAKVYLEIKKSLDKLYELKIIKLRELIISKVIQKISRVYLSKYFLTLIYKLSRKNIKN, via the coding sequence ATGAGTAATACCGATATAATAATTCCTTTTTGGGAGGGTTCATCATCTGAGGAGCTTAATAATTCTCTTGAATCATTAAAGAACGAAATTTCTTTAATTAATAAATTAATAATAGTTTTAGATGGAGAAAATTCTTTTTTTAAAATAGAAATTGAAGATATGGATATAAAAGATAAAATTTTATTTATATATTTAAAAAATAATAAAGGTGCAGGCAATGCTAGGAATATTGGATCTACATTCTCAGATGCTGAAAATTTATTATTTCTTGATGCTGGAGATATGTTTATTAAAGATAGAATAGCAAAACAAAATCAGGCCCTAAAAAATAATTATGTCTCTGTTGGAGCAATTAAGGAGGTCAATTCTCTTGGCATAAAAAGAGTTAAATTTTCAAGTAAAAATATAGAATTAGCAAGAAAAGTTTTGCCTTATAAAAATCCATTTAATAATGTAACTATTGGAATAAAAAGAACATTCTTTAATTCCATTGGCGGTTATGGAGATACAAGAATTGGGGAAGATTGGATACTAAGTGGAAAGATATTACATAAAACAGATAAAATCTCTTTTGAAGAGGAAATTTACGTTTTGGTAAATATTAAGGAAAATTTCCTTGAGAGAAGGAGTGGTGCAAAAGTTTACTTAGAAATAAAAAAAAGCCTAGATAAACTTTATGAGTTAAAAATAATAAAACTAAGAGAACTTATTATTTCTAAAGTCATCCAAAAAATTTCTAGAGTTTATTTATCAAAATATTTTTTAACTTTAATCTATAAATTAAGTAGAAAGAACATTAAAAATTAA
- a CDS encoding glycosyltransferase family 2 protein — translation MQDELRSKVAIIIPCYRAKNKVGILCKQLIKIASELSNICIISVYIVDDFCPENSYKEIPHSEIFNVIHNIKNVGVGASSLIGFKEALKSENQFFIKMDSDGQHPPEYLLELIPYLLNLPLNELILVKGTRFHFPINNINIPFVRRLGSFLLEPLSRMSLIYKGLTDISNGFISINQITLKYLISKKFKTKLESRYLFECSIIKSCSNFGANIHQFPMHTIYGKEWKSSMKSSSMIYPLLKFWGLNLLRDILYKYIYKLSLGSFFLLSSIISFLTSLYFLFLHILPKINSNILVTAGNASIFSANLVISIFLFSLFILYDYSKKKNVKIVFFKKFAE, via the coding sequence ATGCAAGATGAATTGAGATCAAAAGTAGCTATTATTATCCCCTGTTATAGGGCTAAAAATAAAGTAGGGATATTGTGCAAACAATTAATTAAAATTGCTTCTGAATTATCTAATATTTGTATCATTTCAGTATATATTGTTGATGACTTTTGCCCAGAGAATTCATATAAGGAAATACCACATTCGGAAATATTTAATGTAATTCATAATATAAAAAATGTGGGTGTGGGAGCTTCTTCTTTGATCGGTTTTAAAGAAGCATTGAAATCAGAAAACCAATTTTTTATAAAGATGGACTCAGATGGGCAACATCCACCAGAATACCTTCTTGAATTAATACCTTATTTATTAAATTTGCCCCTAAATGAATTAATTCTTGTGAAGGGTACTAGGTTCCATTTCCCTATTAATAACATAAATATACCCTTTGTAAGAAGATTAGGTTCTTTTTTGCTAGAGCCACTTTCTAGAATGAGTTTGATTTATAAAGGTTTAACTGACATTTCTAATGGATTTATTTCAATTAATCAAATCACATTGAAGTATTTAATATCTAAAAAATTCAAAACGAAACTTGAGTCTAGATATCTTTTTGAATGCAGCATTATAAAAAGTTGTAGCAATTTCGGAGCTAATATCCATCAATTCCCAATGCATACAATTTATGGTAAAGAATGGAAAAGTTCAATGAAATCTTCAAGTATGATTTACCCTCTTCTCAAATTTTGGGGTCTCAATTTATTAAGAGACATCCTTTACAAATATATTTACAAATTAAGTTTGGGATCTTTTTTCCTTCTATCATCAATAATTAGTTTTCTAACAAGTTTATATTTTTTATTTTTACATATTTTACCTAAAATAAATTCCAATATTCTTGTAACAGCTGGTAATGCAAGTATTTTCTCTGCCAATTTAGTAATATCTATTTTTCTTTTTAGTTTGTTTATCTTATATGATTACTCTAAAAAAAAGAATGTAAAAATTGTTTTTTTTAAAAAATTTGCAGAATAG
- a CDS encoding glycosyltransferase, translated as MIRILHLSYCDKNSGAGIAANRIHNCICDQNELGIKSILRINTPGNHNSKTIGTKKSISIFFNFFKKYLERILIKIFKYDDNVFHSISVFPSLKHEEINNLDIDLVHIHWVQHETISIEEIGKIKFPIVWTLHDCWPFSATEHYQKDNLDQRYIRGYKIKKLFKLSDYIDKLCFYRKKYSWENNINLIAPSKWIADCAKNSLLMKDRKITVIPNPINTKIFKPINKRSARESLKLKLNKKVILFGSIDGGEDPRKGADLLIDLLKFLTFKKKDIQIVIFGKKNKSQNIFKNTNFEIINLGKINSSNKMSIIYSAADVFIIPSRIESFGQTAAEAQSCGTPVAGFDIGGLKDIIKHGENGILIEPFNSKKLALALESLLKKEDKISKLSKASRKNALAKWDHRKVGKSHLDFYKNILGYG; from the coding sequence ATGATAAGAATTCTGCACTTATCTTATTGCGATAAAAATTCAGGGGCTGGAATTGCAGCAAACAGAATACACAACTGTATTTGTGATCAAAATGAATTAGGAATCAAAAGTATTTTAAGAATTAATACCCCAGGAAATCATAATTCAAAGACTATTGGCACTAAAAAATCGATATCAATATTTTTTAATTTTTTTAAAAAATATTTAGAGAGAATTCTCATAAAAATCTTTAAATATGATGATAATGTTTTTCATTCTATTTCAGTTTTCCCTTCCTTAAAACATGAAGAAATTAATAATTTAGATATTGATCTTGTGCATATTCATTGGGTACAACATGAGACTATTTCTATCGAAGAGATAGGTAAAATAAAATTTCCTATTGTATGGACACTTCATGATTGTTGGCCCTTCAGTGCTACAGAACATTATCAGAAAGACAATCTTGATCAAAGATATATAAGGGGCTATAAAATAAAAAAATTGTTTAAGCTTTCAGACTATATTGATAAATTATGTTTCTATAGAAAAAAATATAGCTGGGAAAACAATATTAACTTAATTGCTCCAAGTAAATGGATAGCAGATTGTGCTAAAAATTCATTATTGATGAAAGATAGGAAAATAACAGTTATTCCAAATCCAATAAATACTAAAATCTTTAAACCAATTAATAAAAGAAGTGCAAGAGAATCTCTTAAATTAAAACTCAATAAAAAAGTTATATTATTTGGTAGCATCGATGGGGGCGAGGATCCAAGAAAAGGTGCCGATCTTTTAATTGATCTTTTAAAATTTTTAACTTTTAAAAAAAAAGATATTCAAATTGTCATTTTTGGAAAAAAAAATAAATCTCAAAATATTTTTAAAAATACTAATTTTGAAATTATCAATCTTGGAAAAATAAACTCAAGTAATAAAATGTCTATTATTTACTCTGCCGCTGATGTTTTTATAATACCCTCAAGAATAGAATCTTTTGGTCAAACAGCTGCAGAGGCACAAAGTTGTGGGACACCAGTTGCAGGTTTTGATATAGGAGGATTGAAAGATATAATTAAACATGGAGAAAATGGTATTTTAATAGAACCTTTTAATTCAAAAAAATTGGCTTTAGCCTTAGAAAGTTTATTAAAAAAGGAAGATAAGATTTCAAAACTTTCAAAAGCTTCTAGAAAAAATGCATTAGCCAAATGGGACCATAGGAAGGTTGGAAAATCCCACTTAGATTTTTACAAAAATATTCTTGGTTATGGATAA
- a CDS encoding DUF2142 domain-containing protein, which produces MRVIKNIITYIEKYFIIIICLSTLLGSLLITIFDAPDEMYHFQRIHDESKLNKELYIPQNTINLGIGFSDHSLVNECIANLKCQKNPWAFDVGKLKLKDYFFDNYSENLKGAQLVTAYSGNNYFLQSNLFRFFKTINQNLLFNYYALRFSNAIIWLIINFCLIRELINFENTYLDKLTYSVIVLIYSLPTVTFISTSLSGDSLVFASSALFSLCFLKLKKLNSKKTILFASIAGICLSIMTSKSVYIPITIGLGLSLINKLKNKFSKLFFCGFYITGFINTIYWINFSSIKVKEMYINRRGFESTKHLKNFDEIYLFIKSLFLTHLNKFDSWLREIYGVFGNGPIARLLLPNKFYIFFYLYIFFLILICVYLKRNYLFQILIKKIRSFNLNFYQIKFKDFIFVFLSGSFLLTYIGIFYVFYIYWGRDLILSDIQGRYFIPLIILLPLFLNLSLDLFDYKKYKKQNQKKILENKISDFIQDEYLIKQLIFIACINQIVYIANILGYYFLRFYL; this is translated from the coding sequence ATGCGAGTAATAAAAAATATCATTACTTATATAGAAAAATATTTCATAATTATAATTTGTCTTTCAACACTTCTGGGCTCTCTTCTTATTACTATTTTTGATGCACCAGATGAGATGTATCATTTTCAGAGGATTCATGATGAATCTAAATTAAATAAAGAGCTTTATATACCGCAAAATACTATAAATCTTGGGATTGGCTTTTCAGATCATAGTTTAGTAAATGAATGTATTGCAAATCTAAAATGTCAAAAAAATCCATGGGCGTTTGATGTAGGTAAATTAAAATTAAAAGATTATTTTTTTGATAATTATTCAGAAAATTTGAAAGGGGCCCAGTTAGTTACTGCATATTCTGGGAATAATTATTTTTTACAATCAAATTTATTCAGATTTTTTAAAACAATAAATCAAAATCTTTTATTTAATTACTATGCTCTAAGATTTTCAAATGCAATAATCTGGTTAATAATTAATTTCTGTTTAATAAGAGAATTAATTAATTTTGAAAATACTTATTTAGATAAACTTACCTACTCAGTAATAGTTTTAATATATTCATTGCCTACAGTAACATTTATTTCAACTTCTCTTTCTGGCGATTCTTTAGTATTTGCTTCTTCAGCTCTTTTTTCTCTATGCTTTTTAAAATTAAAAAAACTTAATTCAAAAAAAACCATTCTTTTTGCTTCTATAGCTGGAATATGCTTGTCTATAATGACATCTAAATCGGTTTATATTCCTATTACAATTGGGTTAGGTTTAAGTCTTATAAATAAATTAAAAAACAAATTTTCTAAATTATTTTTTTGTGGATTTTATATTACTGGATTTATAAATACAATTTATTGGATTAATTTCTCTTCAATTAAAGTTAAGGAAATGTATATTAATAGAAGAGGATTTGAAAGTACAAAGCACTTAAAGAATTTTGATGAAATTTATTTATTCATTAAATCATTATTTTTGACCCATTTAAACAAGTTTGATAGTTGGTTAAGAGAGATTTACGGTGTATTTGGAAATGGTCCTATTGCAAGGTTATTATTACCAAATAAATTTTATATTTTTTTCTATTTATATATATTTTTTTTAATTCTTATTTGTGTTTATTTAAAAAGAAACTATCTATTTCAAATATTAATTAAAAAAATAAGATCTTTTAATTTAAATTTCTATCAGATTAAATTTAAAGATTTTATTTTTGTTTTTTTGAGTGGATCTTTTCTTTTAACTTATATTGGAATATTTTATGTCTTTTATATCTATTGGGGTAGAGATTTAATTTTGAGTGATATTCAGGGTAGATATTTTATACCATTAATAATTCTTTTACCACTCTTTTTGAATTTGAGCTTAGATTTATTTGATTATAAAAAATATAAGAAGCAAAACCAAAAAAAAATCTTGGAAAATAAAATTTCAGATTTTATTCAAGATGAATACCTTATTAAACAATTGATCTTCATAGCTTGTATAAACCAGATAGTATATATAGCTAATATATTAGGCTATTATTTCTTACGTTTTTATTTATAA
- a CDS encoding glycosyltransferase — MIRKTWYFTYHHNPKENWSLPKGFAKELENQNINLISKEVSNPNNIELPSEEEIEKKQIQVVLIFYAGYNEKLNNNLINFKKDFPKVILINELGDEPQTRKLNYIRAAFSDISLTPDYECYKYWKEKNFNCYWFTHWADSSLFYLKNQGKRKYFIGTSMGNRKYSFILKLFLGKFFINRKLKDNENTEFYNNTNISFQYARWSEITRRIFESGACGCCILTNKIPKEKMLEKIFTHNESIIFYTNIFSLIKQLFLILKDKKKIKRIAENSYHIIQNKHTVEKRVQRLIEIVDNYQP; from the coding sequence GTGATCAGAAAAACATGGTATTTTACTTATCATCATAATCCTAAAGAGAATTGGAGTTTACCAAAAGGATTTGCTAAAGAGCTAGAGAATCAGAATATAAACTTAATAAGTAAAGAAGTAAGTAATCCTAATAATATTGAATTACCTTCTGAGGAAGAAATTGAAAAAAAACAAATCCAAGTAGTCCTAATTTTTTATGCTGGCTACAATGAAAAACTTAATAACAATTTAATTAACTTTAAAAAGGATTTTCCCAAAGTTATTTTAATAAATGAGTTAGGAGATGAGCCTCAAACTAGGAAGCTTAATTACATAAGAGCTGCTTTTTCAGATATTTCTCTTACTCCTGATTATGAATGTTATAAATATTGGAAAGAAAAAAACTTTAATTGTTATTGGTTTACACATTGGGCTGATAGCAGCCTTTTCTATTTGAAAAATCAAGGGAAAAGAAAATATTTTATTGGGACTTCTATGGGTAATAGAAAATATTCATTTATTTTAAAATTATTTCTTGGGAAATTTTTTATAAATAGGAAACTTAAAGATAATGAGAATACTGAATTTTATAATAATACAAACATATCTTTTCAATATGCGAGATGGTCTGAGATCACAAGAAGAATATTTGAATCCGGTGCATGTGGATGTTGCATATTAACTAACAAAATACCAAAAGAAAAAATGTTAGAAAAAATATTTACCCATAACGAAAGCATAATTTTTTATACCAACATTTTCTCATTAATAAAACAATTATTCTTAATCTTAAAAGATAAAAAAAAGATCAAAAGAATTGCAGAGAATTCTTATCATATTATTCAAAATAAACATACTGTAGAAAAAAGAGTTCAAAGATTAATAGAAATTGTAGATAATTATCAACCATAA
- a CDS encoding glycosyltransferase family 25 protein, whose amino-acid sequence MNDISFYIIHNNSEDRIDIRNQLQNLANNLNIDFFEIYRQKTISKVNFNFKHKLKILRIYSLRIFYNLKHKRDFSFNFCCLLLKSLLNLNKFILNLFFKTRNKTIDSYKHFTIESFVTKKHIKAWEHFLKSKKEIMVIFEDDAICKKDTEKRLKEIFVRSKSLDFNNFFVDLAGGLNLKDVIPAKRIKKYNDEFILLEGIYTNTACSYLISRNLIQLLYKEYQETKLNNYFPIDHLINKLGLEINKTQNILSMHFHHPLFTHGSFKGKIKSWQIY is encoded by the coding sequence ATGAACGATATCTCTTTTTATATAATTCACAATAATTCTGAGGATAGAATTGATATAAGAAATCAATTACAAAATCTTGCTAATAATTTAAATATTGATTTTTTTGAAATTTATAGGCAGAAAACTATTTCAAAAGTAAATTTTAATTTCAAGCATAAATTAAAAATCTTAAGAATTTATTCCTTGAGAATTTTTTATAATTTAAAACATAAAAGGGATTTTTCATTTAATTTTTGTTGCTTACTTTTAAAAAGCTTATTAAATCTAAATAAATTCATATTAAATCTTTTTTTTAAAACTAGGAATAAGACTATAGATTCCTATAAGCATTTTACTATCGAATCTTTTGTAACTAAAAAGCATATTAAAGCTTGGGAACACTTCTTAAAAAGTAAGAAAGAAATAATGGTTATATTTGAAGATGATGCCATATGTAAAAAAGATACTGAGAAAAGATTAAAAGAAATTTTTGTGAGATCAAAAAGTTTAGATTTTAATAATTTTTTTGTTGATTTAGCAGGAGGATTAAATTTAAAAGATGTAATCCCAGCTAAGAGAATTAAAAAATATAATGATGAATTTATTCTTCTTGAAGGCATATATACAAATACAGCTTGCAGTTATTTAATTAGTAGGAATCTCATTCAACTATTGTATAAAGAATATCAAGAGACAAAATTAAATAATTATTTCCCAATAGATCACCTCATAAATAAGCTAGGTTTAGAAATTAATAAAACACAAAATATTCTAAGCATGCACTTTCACCATCCTTTATTTACTCATGGTTCCTTTAAAGGTAAAATAAAATCATGGCAAATTTATTAA
- a CDS encoding glycosyltransferase, with translation MKILIYLEQSKILEEMISQFQVNPGLGGTTYTSARLALELQQESIKNNLNYEITLFTNNPLKDNFFSVKVLGEKQAFKKKWDIVLLTGNIIEKIYKSKILIHSKRKFIWSRHPFDKNMIKVAKKLKYEFVSVGKNQYLSNYLLIGSHNHIDNLFCSKRIRKAAYFNENFFPIKVKQSKGLLRIGYMGALVPSKGFHLIAMRWNEISSTLKKIGIKPILEVIGGSDLYDFEKGHKYIPCSNDYGDRIYDHIKDEINKTIFFHGTLKSDRYKIMKDCDIAIFNPRGHGEAFPATILEWMSLSIPVISCLNYGCADVMTYNKFLTINNEKEIANKLLEFSKLQQNEIMELKRLSFIISNYFSSNQESIVYQWILLFNQKNKHINEYLDHRIIRTTIINRFIFVFKNIIYKIFQYFK, from the coding sequence ATGAAAATACTTATTTACCTCGAACAATCAAAAATCCTTGAAGAAATGATAAGTCAATTTCAAGTCAATCCAGGATTGGGGGGGACAACTTATACATCTGCAAGATTGGCACTTGAATTACAACAAGAATCTATTAAAAATAATCTAAATTATGAAATAACATTATTTACTAATAATCCCTTAAAAGATAACTTTTTTAGTGTCAAAGTTTTAGGAGAGAAGCAAGCTTTTAAAAAGAAATGGGATATTGTATTATTGACAGGCAATATCATTGAGAAGATTTATAAAAGTAAAATTTTAATTCATTCTAAAAGGAAGTTCATCTGGAGTAGGCATCCTTTTGATAAAAATATGATAAAAGTAGCCAAAAAACTAAAATATGAATTTGTCTCAGTTGGGAAAAATCAATATCTAAGTAATTATCTATTAATAGGCTCTCATAATCATATTGATAATTTATTTTGTTCTAAAAGAATAAGAAAAGCTGCATATTTTAATGAAAATTTCTTTCCAATTAAGGTAAAACAAAGCAAAGGTTTGCTTAGGATTGGATACATGGGAGCCTTAGTTCCTAGTAAAGGATTTCATCTTATTGCAATGCGGTGGAATGAGATTTCATCAACCCTAAAGAAAATTGGTATCAAACCCATCTTGGAAGTTATAGGTGGTTCAGATCTCTATGATTTTGAGAAAGGGCATAAATATATTCCTTGCTCAAATGATTATGGCGACAGAATATATGATCATATAAAAGATGAAATAAACAAGACAATTTTTTTTCACGGGACACTCAAATCAGATAGATATAAAATCATGAAGGATTGTGATATTGCAATATTCAACCCAAGAGGTCATGGCGAAGCATTCCCAGCCACAATACTTGAATGGATGTCTCTTTCAATTCCAGTTATTAGTTGTCTAAATTATGGATGTGCAGATGTAATGACTTATAATAAATTTCTAACAATAAATAATGAAAAAGAAATTGCAAATAAATTATTGGAATTCTCAAAGCTTCAACAGAATGAAATAATGGAACTAAAAAGGTTAAGCTTTATAATATCTAATTATTTTTCCTCAAATCAAGAATCTATTGTTTATCAATGGATATTATTATTTAACCAAAAAAATAAACACATTAATGAATACCTTGACCATAGGATAATAAGAACAACAATTATTAATAGATTTATTTTTGTATTTAAAAATATTATTTATAAAATTTTTCAATATTTTAAATAA
- a CDS encoding nucleoside-diphosphate sugar epimerase/dehydratase, with amino-acid sequence MFINKAKKLLHGKRVGKQGRVFLLMTMDACLIFISVSIVFFILRNENLYPIIPVSKWLIPTIILIGLPLYIFSNQYKSLTRYVGANSFFSLAFRNGVLLFLISFFSNFFGLPRPSISSWILIWFTLSTLTSITRLLARDLLVNFDKSKLKIKRIAIYGSGTEAIQLAAALKISKTYEIICFIDNLKSLHNRTIWDLPIKSINYLDKNTNIEEIFLAKPSLNKETIREVFLKAKKKNIGIAKIPSIEEITTGKTKIDSLKPISIESLLGRDEIYVNLEYVKYIIENNSICVTGAGGSIGSELCEQIIRIKPKKIILFEQSEINLYKLLEKLKENISLDTEIIPILASANNVSLLEKVLKNENIEVIFHTAAYKHVPLVEKNPISGIENNVLTTLSVCEAAVKTKAKQVILVSTDKAVRPSNVMGASKRLAEIIFQAFASKESKLGKEDKDYIPTLFSIVRFGNVLASSGSVVPLFKKQINNGGPITLTHRDIVRYFMTIKEAVRLILITTTMTKGGDVFLLDMGEPVKIFSLAEQMIKLSGLTIKNEENPEGDIEIVETGLRPGEKLFEELLINAEAIGTDHPLIFRANENYIEYEELIIKLKLLEKAINLNNLKEVLKNLSILVPEWKAKL; translated from the coding sequence ATGTTTATTAATAAAGCTAAAAAATTACTCCATGGGAAAAGGGTAGGAAAACAGGGCAGAGTTTTTTTACTTATGACAATGGATGCTTGTCTTATTTTCATTTCTGTTTCAATTGTTTTTTTTATTTTAAGGAATGAAAACCTTTATCCAATTATTCCTGTAAGCAAATGGTTAATACCAACTATTATTTTAATTGGCTTGCCACTTTATATTTTCAGCAATCAATATAAAAGTCTAACAAGATATGTTGGAGCCAACTCATTCTTTTCATTAGCTTTTAGAAATGGAGTTTTACTATTTTTAATATCATTTTTTTCCAATTTTTTTGGATTACCCAGACCATCAATTAGTAGTTGGATTCTTATTTGGTTTACACTTTCCACATTAACAAGCATAACAAGGCTATTAGCCAGAGATCTTTTAGTTAATTTCGATAAATCAAAATTAAAAATAAAGAGAATTGCGATATATGGATCTGGCACTGAAGCCATTCAATTAGCTGCAGCTTTAAAAATATCTAAGACTTATGAAATTATATGTTTCATAGACAATTTAAAATCTTTGCACAATAGAACTATTTGGGATCTACCAATCAAATCAATTAACTATTTAGATAAAAATACAAATATTGAAGAGATTTTTCTTGCTAAGCCAAGCCTTAACAAAGAAACAATAAGAGAAGTTTTTTTAAAAGCAAAAAAGAAGAATATAGGCATTGCTAAAATACCCTCTATTGAAGAAATTACAACGGGGAAAACAAAAATTGATTCTTTGAAACCTATCTCAATAGAAAGTTTGCTTGGAAGAGACGAAATATATGTGAATCTTGAATATGTTAAATACATAATTGAAAACAATTCGATCTGCGTCACAGGAGCAGGAGGTTCAATAGGATCCGAGCTATGTGAGCAAATAATAAGAATAAAGCCCAAAAAAATTATTTTGTTTGAACAAAGTGAAATTAATTTATATAAATTATTAGAAAAATTAAAAGAAAATATTTCGCTAGATACAGAAATAATTCCAATATTAGCGTCAGCTAATAATGTCTCCTTATTAGAAAAAGTTTTAAAAAATGAAAATATTGAAGTTATTTTTCATACAGCAGCTTATAAACATGTCCCATTAGTTGAAAAGAATCCTATCTCAGGGATTGAGAATAATGTTTTAACTACTCTTTCTGTATGCGAGGCAGCTGTTAAAACAAAAGCCAAACAAGTAATATTAGTTTCTACGGATAAGGCGGTAAGACCTAGTAATGTTATGGGTGCATCTAAAAGATTAGCAGAAATAATTTTCCAGGCATTTGCATCTAAAGAATCTAAGTTAGGCAAAGAAGATAAAGATTATATTCCTACTCTATTTTCTATCGTAAGATTCGGTAATGTATTAGCTTCATCAGGATCAGTTGTGCCCCTTTTTAAAAAACAAATTAATAATGGAGGGCCGATTACATTAACACATAGAGATATTGTTAGATATTTCATGACGATCAAAGAGGCTGTAAGACTAATTCTAATAACTACAACAATGACTAAGGGTGGAGATGTATTTTTGTTGGATATGGGAGAGCCAGTAAAAATATTTTCCCTAGCAGAACAAATGATTAAATTAAGTGGTTTAACAATCAAAAACGAAGAAAATCCAGAGGGTGATATTGAAATTGTAGAAACCGGTTTAAGGCCTGGAGAAAAGCTTTTTGAGGAGTTATTAATTAATGCAGAAGCAATAGGTACTGATCATCCACTAATATTTAGAGCTAACGAAAATTATATTGAGTATGAGGAGTTGATCATAAAATTGAAATTATTAGAGAAAGCAATCAATCTAAATAATTTGAAAGAAGTATTAAAAAATCTATCCATTTTAGTTCCAGAATGGAAAGCAAAATTATAG